CCAGTGATGATGGCAAGCACCCCAAGCGAGGTAGCAACGATGGATTTAATAGGTAAGTCGGTATAACGCTTCAGTGCAGGCACGATGATGAAACCACCGCCAACACCAAGGAGGCCAGATAGGAAGCCAGCAATACTACCGGCGAGCATGAGGGCGCGAGCACAGGGCAGGGTCCACTGAAGTTTTCCAATGGCAGGATTGATAAGACAGGGAGGGGGCTTTCTGTTTTCCTCTGGAATGCCCTTAATCTGATTGCGAGCTTGCCTCAACAAACGAATAGCCACAAATAACAAGATGAGGCTGAACAGAATCTGTAAGGGCGCATTCGGAATCTGAGGCGTAAGCCAAAGTCCTAGTGGAGATAGTACTAAACCAAAGATCGCCATAAAACCTGCTGCTTTATAGCGCAAGATCTTATTTTTGAGGCCCAGAATGGCACCAATAGTAGAAGCTAGCGCAACGGCGCATAGCGCAATCGGAGCTGCCTCTGCAATCGGCAGACCCAGGAAGAAAACCAATAGCGGTACAGACAATATCCCGCCACCGGCTCCAGTGAGGCCCATAAGAGTACCTACTAGAGTGCCTAGTGCTGGGCTGATTAAGGAGAAATAGTCCATTGCAATTTATTTTATATTAATATAGTATATAAATATATATATTATTTGTACACTCGAAAGAATTAGTTGACTACAAATCCCGCCCCCTTGATTAAAGATTTTTTTGACCCAGAAACCTGGACCTACACCTATGTGGTTTATGAGTGTGAGGGGGCTCATTGCGTCATCATTGACTCTGTCTTGAACTATGACCCTAAATCAGGCAGGACTAGCACCAAGTCTGCCGATGAGGTGATCGCCTTTGTTAAGAAGCACCAACTTCAAGTGGATTGGATCTTAGAGACCCATGCCCACGCAGATCACTTAAGCGCAGCCCCTTATTTACAAAGTCAATTAGGTGGTAAGTTGGTGATTGGGGATCACATTACCAAAGTGCAGGCAGTATTTAAAGGCGTCTTTAATCTCGATGATCACTTTAAAGCGGACGGCGCTCAATTTGACTATTTGCTCAAAGAGGATGAGTCACTCGCTTTCGGAAATCTCTCCTTAAAGGCACTTTTTGTGCCGGGTCACACACCTGCTTGCATGGCTTATAAAATCGGCGATGCCATCTTCGTGGGCGATACCCTCTTTATGCCCGATGTCGGCACAGCCCGTTGTGATTTCCCGGGTGGTGATGCGAAGATGCTCTATCAATCCATTCAAAAGATTTTGTCTTATCCAGCTCAGACCAAGTTGTATATGTGTCATGACTACCCGCCAAATAATCGACCTGCGACTGGTGTGAGCACTGTTGCCGATGAGAGGGCAAATAATATTCATGTCCATGATGGCATCGGTGAGGAGCAGTTTGTGCAGATGCGTACAGCTCGAGATAAAACTTTAGAGATGCCAACACTCATTTTGCCGTCCATTCAGGTCAATATACGTGCTGGACATTTTCCTGAGGCCGATAGCAATGGAGTTGCTTATTTAAAAATTCCTTTGAATGCGCTCTGAACGGAGAATGCTAATGAATATGCCTATCTCCAAAGTTGAGTTAAAGAAAATGCAGTCAGCTGCAGATGATGCCTGCAAGTTGATGAAGGTCTTATCAAACCGAGATCGCATGATGCTTTTATGTGAAATCGGTCAAGCAGAAAAATGTGTTGGTGAGTTAGAGGCTGCGCTCGATTTGCATCAGCCAACTCTCTCGCAGCAATTGACTGTGTTGCGCAAAGAAAAGCTAGTGAAAACACGTAGAGAGGGAAAGCAAATTTATTACTCCCTATCCAGTGAGATTGCTGTCGCAGTGATGAGTTTGCTCTATAAGCATTACTGCAAAAAGTAACTAATTAATGTGCTTTTTAGAATAAAAACCATGTAGTAAAAAGATGGCAAAGAAGGCAATACCAATGATCCAGTGCGTTGCAATGACCCCATCCCGAATTTCCTCAGGGCCGTAGTACAACAGGGCGCCCGATACTAATAAGATGGCTAAAAAAGCCAATTGACTTAAGCCACTCCATAGCTTTCTCTTGGACTTCAGACCCGCCTTCAGATGAAAGGGTAAGACTGAGCCAAGCGCTATCGTAGCCAATATGGCAGCAATGCCGTGCCATGCCAATACCGAATGGGTTCCCAAGACGGCCCGTTCAATATGGAATTCATGGCCAAGTAAATAAACTGTCCCGGTGAGGGAGCAACCCAACATACCAATTTGAACAAAGTGTTTTTGCCATGTCGGCATCTTGCCAAGGCGATTTGTATTCTTCATGGAGATTGGGTATTGGGGATGCGGATTGCTTGGGCAGAAAAGTGACTTAAGCAAGGATGGTGAGTATTTCTAGAAATACTCACTACCTTAGTTAAGGCGTCTGCGTAGACACATCTAGTGGCGACGACTGAGTAAGACTCTGAAAACTCAATATGCCCTTGATTTAGGGGATTCACCATAAAGCTCTTTGAGCTACTACTACGGTTTGCAAAGTAAAGACTGCTAGTCGCAATCGCACCTGCTGACATGCTGCCAATTTGGATGAGTTCATGCGGTTTTGATGGATTACGGATTTGAATAGCTTGAGAGCGATCCCCGAATACGCGGATATCCCCGCCTGCGTTGACCGATCCAGATTGGATACCGTGAGCGATTAATGCTTCAACCGCTTTGTCTACTGCATAGCCTTTGGCGATACCGCCAAGATCAAGGCAAAGCGGTAGAGATGATCGAACCAAGGGGAGTTCAATCAATTGGAGATCTTCAATGCCTCCAAATGAGCCATCATTGAACTTGCCATGCCTAGGGAGAAGACCTGCTTCCACTAGGCGATGACCAACCCCACAATTAAATACGCCTTGGGATTGGAGATAAACCTCTTTTGCGATCCTGAGAACTTCAGCTGTCCACGGGTGAATCCGAACAGGCTCTAAATAGGATCTGGCGTTGATCTGGGAAAGCTCGCTATCGGGATTGTGAAAGCCCATCAAAGATTGCACTTGTTCAATAGCTAAAAAAGCTTCGTCTAGCGCTTTCAATGGGGGCGATGGGTCTTCAATCCTGATTTCTACGAAGGTGCCTAAAAGCGGCTTGCAACGAATCATTTTGCTTTTAGGCTGAAGGTTTGATTTTTTAAAGCGATGTCATATAAGACCGCAACCCGCTTAACGCCATCAGTTAAATGTTTGCAGGAGAGGGTAGCACCACCAATATTCTGAATATCTTGATTGAGCTTGATAGGGTCTGTAGCCGTCTTTCCGACAAACTGTTTGCGCCAGTTGGCTTCTGCTACTTCGTATCCATAAGATTCAACGTATTCCAGAATTTCAATTCCAATTACTGCACCCGATGGATTAAGTGCTACTGCGTAAGTAATCATTTCATGTTTACCAACTACCTCATCTACGATGAACCAACTGCCGTCGGCCGCCCTCCAAATTCGCTCCCCCTGAAAGGGGTGGCGAATACTCGAAGCTGAGCGCATTTTGTCTTGGAGATCCTCGGTGATGATGATGGGATTTTTAACAAGCGATTTATTGGGTATTAGTATCTTCTGAGCTTGTTCAAGGGATACATAAATCTTGGCCTGTGCAACGATTGGTGCAGTTGCTATAGTTAGACCAATGATGAATAGGGGGTTAGGTTTCCAGTTCATATTCATTTCTTTAGTTCAGAGGAAATCCAACCTTGACGATAAATTCATTCACTGAATGGCTATCCCAAACACGCGCATTGGAGCATTCGGCTTCTCCACCACCCATACAAGTGCCGCCTTTGAGTTGATAGCGCCAAGCACCAGTGACCCACCAGTCTTTAGCGGCGTAGTGCATATTGGGCCCTACAAAAGTGGCACGCTGGACTTGATTGCGTAAATTCAATTCTGAGTAGTCATTGTGGAAGCGTGCCTCAACACCGGCGGACCATTTGGGTGCAAATCGATAGCTCGCGCCTACAAGGAAGTCGAGCATTGACTCTGGTACGTTGCCATTTTCAATAAACTTCAAGCGTTCATTTGCTACAACTACGTTACCTGCCAAAATTAATCGATCGTCAATGAAATTCGATTGCAAGAGTAGGCGAGCTTCAATTTCATTTTTATTTCTACCAATAGTCGGCTCTAAGTAGAGACCC
This genomic stretch from Polynucleobacter corsicus harbors:
- a CDS encoding sulfite exporter TauE/SafE family protein, whose product is MDYFSLISPALGTLVGTLMGLTGAGGGILSVPLLVFFLGLPIAEAAPIALCAVALASTIGAILGLKNKILRYKAAGFMAIFGLVLSPLGLWLTPQIPNAPLQILFSLILLFVAIRLLRQARNQIKGIPEENRKPPPCLINPAIGKLQWTLPCARALMLAGSIAGFLSGLLGVGGGFIIVPALKRYTDLPIKSIVATSLGVLAIITGGGAIFSAVSGSLNIVVAAPFAIAALGGLFIGLLLGKKLSGPHTQLIFSIFTLIIAISLLIKGTLTLNL
- a CDS encoding MBL fold metallo-hydrolase; protein product: MTTNPAPLIKDFFDPETWTYTYVVYECEGAHCVIIDSVLNYDPKSGRTSTKSADEVIAFVKKHQLQVDWILETHAHADHLSAAPYLQSQLGGKLVIGDHITKVQAVFKGVFNLDDHFKADGAQFDYLLKEDESLAFGNLSLKALFVPGHTPACMAYKIGDAIFVGDTLFMPDVGTARCDFPGGDAKMLYQSIQKILSYPAQTKLYMCHDYPPNNRPATGVSTVADERANNIHVHDGIGEEQFVQMRTARDKTLEMPTLILPSIQVNIRAGHFPEADSNGVAYLKIPLNAL
- a CDS encoding ArsR/SmtB family transcription factor; the encoded protein is MNMPISKVELKKMQSAADDACKLMKVLSNRDRMMLLCEIGQAEKCVGELEAALDLHQPTLSQQLTVLRKEKLVKTRREGKQIYYSLSSEIAVAVMSLLYKHYCKK
- a CDS encoding FAD:protein FMN transferase; amino-acid sequence: MIRCKPLLGTFVEIRIEDPSPPLKALDEAFLAIEQVQSLMGFHNPDSELSQINARSYLEPVRIHPWTAEVLRIAKEVYLQSQGVFNCGVGHRLVEAGLLPRHGKFNDGSFGGIEDLQLIELPLVRSSLPLCLDLGGIAKGYAVDKAVEALIAHGIQSGSVNAGGDIRVFGDRSQAIQIRNPSKPHELIQIGSMSAGAIATSSLYFANRSSSSKSFMVNPLNQGHIEFSESYSVVATRCVYADALTKVVSISRNTHHPCLSHFSAQAIRIPNTQSP
- a CDS encoding FMN-binding protein — translated: MNWKPNPLFIIGLTIATAPIVAQAKIYVSLEQAQKILIPNKSLVKNPIIITEDLQDKMRSASSIRHPFQGERIWRAADGSWFIVDEVVGKHEMITYAVALNPSGAVIGIEILEYVESYGYEVAEANWRKQFVGKTATDPIKLNQDIQNIGGATLSCKHLTDGVKRVAVLYDIALKNQTFSLKAK
- a CDS encoding DUF6662 family protein encodes the protein MTIKRLVAFSILLATALHFSFANAGEGAFGWIYTLDLQPKGKLEFEQRLQLNKQQAAGTYDAWTARTELEYGLTNDLQIAGYINSYYTSASQNYTNPEACGDSPSCTGGYGVPSSHDPATPYRKSGIEGGSLEAIYRLTNPVTSPVGVGLYLEPTIGRNKNEIEARLLLQSNFIDDRLILAGNVVVANERLKFIENGNVPESMLDFLVGASYRFAPKWSAGVEARFHNDYSELNLRNQVQRATFVGPNMHYAAKDWWVTGAWRYQLKGGTCMGGGEAECSNARVWDSHSVNEFIVKVGFPLN